aaacaaattaatctgttctctctctctctctttttaaaaaatatattgcaaaTTTGCAATTTCTTATCTCGTTTTTACTTagacttttgttttttatatatatataccatATAGACAATCATGTTGTTAATAGAATTTTCCTAtatacttttttgttgttcttcatCTAAAATCGGTACTTCTTAATATTTTATACACGTCATGCATAAcaagttttattatttcgaagCATACTGAGCCTTGcttcctgtgtttttttttctttcatttctctcGCCATTCCTTTGTTTTGGGTTTCTTGTTGTACTGAGCGTGCTAGGAAAAAAGTTTCctacttttgttttctctttatttattGCACAAGTTTCTTCTTGTATATGTAGTCCtggttgttgtttatttttgtttcattgctATGTTGAATGATACGCATTTTGAATTAGATCATTGCGCTAGACTTGCATATGTATCTATCCGTTTCCCGTTTGATGTGTGATTGGAACGCCGCCGAAACCGTTTGTTCACCGGATGGGGGCATTTTTCGCGGACGTACCTTTCCCTTTTATTGACTCTCCGTTCTCCAATTTTTACTTCCATTCCGCTGgtgcccttctttttttctttctttcattctctaCCTATATCTATTTTTCTCTATCGCtctattttttctattttcttacCATTTCTATTCTTACTCTTCTTCTATTATCCTCTCGGCACGGGCCTCTCCTTTACCTTTAAACCCCAAAAATCCTGTACGTCCGACGCTGTAAAGTCTAATGTGTGAACTTAGAAACATGTCCTTATATGCGACGAAGTGTACTGTACGGCATTTCATGATATCCTGATCTTTTGTTGGACGCATTAACCCACATCTTCTCATACTTAAACACATGCGCTCGCGTTCTGCATTCCCTAACTGTGAAAGGTGTACTAATTAGCAGCTTTCTGGTGTTATCTACATTTGGAAGGGTCCTGTCACCCTGTAACAGGATATGATCTAACCTGCATCGGATAGAATGACACAATAATTTCTCACCCATATTTCGTTACTAAATGAGTAGGACACAGTTCACATTCATCCATACACACTGGCGGCGACTAAAATAGTAGTATTGGTTCATACGCCACAAATTAGACATACGAATCGCTAATCCTCATAACGCCGCCATTTCGCTCCCATTATTACGGGTTGTTGATATTAACATTATTATGTGAAAATTCTTTTCTTCCTACTCCACTGAGAGTAtttggattgtttgtttgtgtatgtgtattGGCTGCACCGGTATTTGTTTCCTGTATTAATCACAAAAGCACACAGAAACGTGGTGTGCATACACTCAGCCTCTCAGCTCTGTCCATTTGTCTTCTCCTAGTGTCCATCTGTTATCTTTTCTCTCTATTCTCtatctctccttctctctttctctctgtatGTCTAATATCCTGCAAAAATGGGTGGAGAAATAGATTAATCTAAAGTACATCGATACCAACAAGGGGTTGGCCCCGTATCCATCTAAGAGCATCCTGCTCCGTATTACCGCTCGATATCCGTTTAGTGCCCGAGCCGACAATGAGCCGAAGATTTGAAGATCATTTAAAGCGTTATATCCTACTCATAAGTGACTAATGAGCTACTACTGCTGTTACTACCACTACTATCACCACGAATCACCTCTACCTCCTCCGTTGTGGCTACTACTGCTATTACTACCACTACTACTACAGCTTCTACTATTATTGCTATCATTGTTATCGCCTTGTCTCCAGTCTCTGCCCCATCCAACAGAGTTGATCTCCGCCCCTCCCTGACATAGTTTCTGTTGTTCGTAAAATCTCTATGTTAATGTACCTACCGACGCGTTCATTGGTTTTATCTCAATCATCCTAGTCCAAATCGAGCAGCTCACGCACATGTAAATAACACACCTGATGCCTCGTCTTATTCTTgccattattcaaattttaatttcatgacTTTCCTTAAACGATGAATGTGCAAGATGAGTTGTACTTTTGTCAATTATTGCTTATGATGGAAGGCAATTGAAGCCAGTGTTTTGTTGCGCAATGAAGACCATAGGTTTggaactgaaatcatggaactGATTTCAGTATGTTTCGACCATCAAAATCAGAATAAATTCAGAGAAAGTATCAATCTCATGTTACTGTTTGAATTGCTACAGTTTCTTCAGTAATGTAATGGACTTAAATTAGAGCATGAAGCTGTTCAACCAGTGGTTGTTTTGGATGATCAAGTACATGATTAAATGTTACCTGTCGGAAATAATTTTGTGAATCCTGTCAAATAGATGACTCCTTGCGGAACCTGCATTTTGTAGTTCTAATGTCTCCTTTTCACTCACCAACccaatttcctttttcctttctgttttctctctttctcctctttttttctctttctctttctcttccctaTTTCTCCCCAATCTTTTTCGTGTTTCTCAGAGGTTCTTAGCTATTTTCGATTAGCTGCCCCTCCTTCTATTTTGTCGCCTGGTAGTTACTCGCCAATTAGTGCGATGGTGCAATCATTTTTGTACATACATCCACACATGGTGATCATGGTTGCTTATGTTGTACCATGACACTATTATTGATTCTGTTATACGAgaaaaagaatgcaaaaagGGCGTACGAACGAATGTGTTCCTGTCCATGGAGAAGAGGTGCGCGAATGGCGTAAAGGAAGGGAAATTgaacgcgcgtgtgtatgtgtgtgcgtatatataatgtgtgtatgtgttttcaTTATTAGCGTTAAGATTGGTTAGTTAAGTAGTTTAAGTTATTCTGCTACGACCCAGAACATACTAGACCAGAAACAGTTTTACTCATACAGTGCTTACTTTTGGGGACGGTCAAGGTGACGATGAGGAAAGCTCCCTCACCCATATTGACCATGGGTTTCACTCGAAGCTGCCACCCGGTATCCTGCCTCACGGTCTGCCAACGGTCAAGGAGGTGGCACCGGCCATAACGCCGCAAGAGCAAAAGAAGGAGGACCTCAAAGAGGGTATGTTAGATCTCACTGTCTGGCATTCGCACATGCCGTATGTATATCTCATGGGTTGCTGTATTTGACCTTTTTACATAGTGAAAGAACTATCAGCCGAGCAGAAGCAAATGATCATCCTCTCGGAAGACTTCCAGCGTTTCATTTTGCGCGCCGGCAAGGTGATGGAACGCGCCCTCTCTGAAACGGTCGATATCTACACAGATTACATCGGAGGAGGAGAGGCGGACGACATCAAGTAAGTACACTAGACACCGGCGATAAACACCTTCTTCGAGACCTGATATAATTGCGTTCTCTTTCCACTCGTTTCAGCGATGAGAAATCACATGCGAGGCTGTCGTTGAACCGCACGTTCTATTGCGACCGTTGGTCGAAGAATCGGTGTGTGACATCCTTCGACTGGTCGACTCATTTCCCCGAGCTCATGGTCGCCTCGTACCATAGTAATGAAGAAACTCCGAACGAACCGGACGGCGTGGTGGTAGTCTGGAACACCAAATTCAAGAAGCAAACCCCTGAGGAGGTATTCCACTGTCAGAGCGCCGTCATGTCGACCTGCTTTGCGAAATTTCACCCCAACCTGATCCTTGGCGGTACATATTCAGGCCAGATCGTGCTCTGGGACAATCGAGTGCAGAAACGCACTCCCATCCAGCGGACACCACTCAGCGCCAATGCTCATACGGTAGGCATTGATGTCAGTAATGCATCTCTGGCAGTGTCCTAATCATACTATATACAATTATCCACAGCAACCCGTCTACTGTCTCTCGATGGTAGGCACGCAGAACGCACACAACGTCATCTCGATCAGCTCGGACGGTAAACTGTGCTCGTGGAGCTTGGACATGCTTTCCCAGCCGCAGGACGTGCTGGAGTTGCAGTACCGCCAGTCAAAGGCTATCTCCGTCACCTGCATGGCATTTCCGCACAATGAAGTGAACAACTTTGTGCTTGGTAGCGAAGATGGCTACGTCTACTCAGCCAGTCGCCATGGCAATCGGTCGGGCATTGGTGAAACGTACGAGAAGCACCTCGGTCCCGTCACCGGCATCTCCGCACACCACAATCAGTCATCGCCCGACTTTGGCCATCTGTTCCTGACGTCCTCCATCGACTGGACGATCAAGCTGTGGAGCCTGAAGGACAACAAACCACTGTACTCGTTTGAGGACAACTCTGACTACGTGACGGATGTCGCTTGGTCGCCGATTCATCCGGCACTGTTTGCGGGCGTAGATGGCAGTGGCCGGCTGGACCTGTGGAACCTCAACCAGGACACGGAAGTACCGACCGCGTCGATTACCGTCGATGGCCAACCTGCCCTGAATCGTGTCTCCTGGACACCGTCTGGGTTGCACGTGACAGTCGGCGATGAAGCTGGCCGTATCTACGTGTACGATGTCGCGGACAACCTCGCGAATCCGCGCATGGACGAATGGAACAAACTGAACGCGGTTCTGTATGAGCTTAAGATGAACCAGACGGATGAGTTCGATGAGAAGGACAAAAAGTCACCGGTCCCTCAGAACACGTCGCTCACCTCGCTCACCAGCTCGCCACTCATATGAAACTCGATGATGCGACCGTACTGATGCGGGGCGGTTGGCCATTCAGCGGAGCAGCGTTAGGGCGCCCGGGATCGAGTCCTCTGAAGGGACTAGGTATTTGGGACAGCCGTGCCGCCGCTAGAGGAAACGGAATGGGGAGACCAGCAAGAATTACTACTCGAACGACACGGGTCTTACTGTAGAGGGCTAGATTGGCTAGGTGGAGAGATTTTAACCATCATTCCCCCATCTCTAACACATACACGGATGAGCATGCTATACCTATGCAGCTAATTTATTAAAGTTACTCAAAAGACATCCAACATTGCATGTATCTTCCGGTAGCTCGGCAATGCATCGTGGGTTTATCGCCATTTAGTCAAAAAAACTTAAAGCATACACTAATCCTGTGCTTACCGCTGCAGCAATGTACACACTTAAGCTGGAATTGCGGCATTACAAATAAACGATAATGATATTCCTCAAGTGGCCGGTGCTCCGTGTGGTCGATCTGTTTCTTTGCGCTCTACTTTGCAATATTTTCACAGCGTTCACTTCTCTCAACACGTCTGAGTCAGACATCTTGCGGCGGAGAGTAGCCTCATTTTCAGATTTACTACCGATTAAATTACCGCTGTCCAGATCTCCACCGCCCTGCCCACTACAGAGCAGCTTTAAATAAAATTGGATGTCTGGGATGCTTCTGCGGAGCAATAAATTAGAGTCAGCTAACCAAAGACTGCACTGTGCATCTTGCGAGATGTGACCTCAGTCAGGTCATCGGTACCTTCGCTCTAGACGCCCGCAGATGAGGTTGCATTAATGCACATGAAGCTGATGCATTCGACCGCCCTTCACTTTAGCCAGCCGTCATCAAATAGCATGACGCAATCATCCCAACGATGACGGTATCGCGTCGTAACTGGAACGTTAATGAGGTAATAAAACACTCCCACCTCCGGGCGAGAGCGGATGCAAATTAATACCATCGTCGGCGGGCatgcttccggtggtgggtggtggatgaCGAAGGCGCAGTCAGCCGTTGCATCTgcttttctcattttccagcAAATCGTAACGTTCGATGCGGATGGAGGGCTGGACGCTAGAATATCATGGCggtgttcgttcgctttgaaCAGCACTGGAAGGTGTTGAAAACAACGTGCAATTATAAAAACCTCCCACGACGAACATGCCAAACCAGTTCTCTTAGATCGTTTAACCGGGTTATGGAGGGCGACATTtttaaatgtatgcaaattatttatttttcatagcCTTTCTGTGAATAGAGTAATCACACGTGGTCATTCAATCGTTTCTGCGCTAGATTGTGTTGAGTGAATAATTGTTCAAAATGAAGACCAAATTCGGTGACGCATTAGCATGTAACAAATTGTTAACGTAAACACACCGGGTTAGCTTTTAGttaacatattttaaattattttaattttgtttcattgcatAAGCATTCAAATTTATCTTATATTTTTTCGACTGTAAAGCATTCGTTCGGTTACTTTGGTTTGAAATTGGCCAGGATATCCGTGTTCTTCAATCTTCCCTTCCCAGCATCCTTTTGAATAACCAGCTGTCTCTTTTTGCCTCGTATAAACGATCATATATGAGTGCCTTTCGCACAAGCCCACACTGAGCTATAGTGACGTCAGGCAAAAATAGAAAGGCTCTCATACTGAAGGGGTAGCTTAGGCTTAAGCGAATACCTGCATGAATGAATGACATTTTGATTACAAAATATAACTACGGCTCGTCTATAAGCAGCATAAATGTAATGTTTAAATAATAAGCATGACAGGAACATATCGTTACATGCTATGATACTATCATTCTGCTAGTTTCTGTTAGAAATTTAGGCATTTTTCCTTACGTTTATGGCCAACATCGTGCCTTCGCAACACAGCACCGTGTAGACGGTGCTTAAGCAAAGAGCGCGATTGCGTTGAACAATACTCACCCCATACAACAGCCGCGCCGCTTGAGATCAGTGTTAACCGTCTTTGAGCGCTCGTGAAAGCAGACCGTTGCTGCGTCAGGCAGCATTTtaagctcgaaaaaaaaacaaaacaaaagcacccaaTCGGCTGCTTGGCGCCCCGTGATCGAGTTTACCGGAACCGCGCGTGTCCTTCAATCTCGCGTGAACGCATTCTGTGTGTGAATATTCAAATTAGTGCTGTGTCTGGTGTTTTAAATTCATCTCTTCTCCACCACATTCTTCCAACGGCGGTCGACCGCTCAAAGTGTAAGTGTTTCAATTCAAGCCGCACGGTGGTACTTTCGATGCGACGTTCGCCTTATCTCGGTGGCATTAGATAGTGAAAACGATGCGTGGTATAACGCGCCcggacgcacgcacacgaacgcGCAAGTACGCAGGATGCACGGATTTCGCGGTGCTCCTTTTTACCGTGCATTTCCCGCAAGGGCTGCGTTGCATGCATTTtccccagggtgttttcccgACGCACAACAACACACTCCTATACGGCCTGAGGACCGCTCGAGCACCGAGCAGCGCGCGCATATGTGTGCGTGCCGCGCAAGAAGGGACGCGGTGTGAAAAATCGTGCATCCTTGCGCGATGGTGCGTGCTGCGGCTCCCTGCGTCCTTGCGTTACTGCGTACCCCACTCAGACACGTCCCAGCACCCCGGGAAGGGCTTCATACTTCTCCAATTTCACTCTCAAACGCGAACGTGGGCACGAGCATAGGGGCGATTTATTTTTAGAGGACATACGTCTGCACTTTTTCCCGGACCATGGAGCCGGAAAGTGGTGTGCCctcttttctgttttgtttggtggaaaagTGGGGGATGGGAGTTAAAAGAGGGGCGTTATTTTCGGTTCTCCCTCACGCTCCCCTGACCGGTCTAGACGATCCTTTCGCGTTAGCCTGCGAGTGAGAGGCCATTGGTGGTCTTTCCCCATTCGCGATTTGTTGAAtgcagttttttctttcttcaaatTTCTGCCActtcagcaacaccagcatgTCTCGGTGCAGCAGATAGCAGAGCCCGGGTTATCGTCCGTTAGGGTTCGAGAAATGCCCGTATCGGTTGGAATGCCCGCCATATATTCGGGGCCGTTAGCTAGCTGATAAGTGAAGCCACAGATCCGTCAATGCATGGCAAATGTGGGAAGCCACCAAACCGGAAGGTGGGGGGAAGGAACCACCAGGGGTGGAGAGAAAGTGAGATAAAACTGTCGGCGAGTGAAGGCAACCATTATCGTGTGCTGGGGTGCGGCATGTTTGTGAGCTGGTTGTAATGACACGATATCGTGGCAGCTCATGTTACAAAAGCACATTTCTTTCCTTCCACATCCATCTCCATCCAGAAGCCCCAGACCGCGCCGTCTTTCAGATACAGTCATCCAATCAACCGACACCAATGGCCGTTCATTTTACATAAGCTACGATCAACTccctcatttttgttttctctccaaCGAGTCCAACATATCGATTTCGAGTGGCAGAACGACGATCCGTAAGTTATCGCCAACAAAAACTCTTTGGGGAAACCGCTCGAAGCACGTGTTCGCAAgatcgaacgaacgcacgATGGCGAATCTACACGCCATCAGGAATGGCATTCCTTATCGAAATGTAAACACAACTTTTATAGATACATCGGTGTGATCGGTGAAACTCGATAAGATTCGCTAGAATTCTAGTAAAAAACGAACTTCTCGAACTATCAACTCCaattgtgtggaaaattttcaagccAATATGTTTGAAACCGGAACCCGGAATCAGGTGCATTTGAAGGGTTCAAAATTTCGGCAATTCAAGAATAGATGCTAGACTTTCTTCTCCGCTTCAGATCTTGTCCAGTAGATTTTTGAACGCCCGGTTTAGTAGGCTCTCTCGTCGCTTTATTGCGCCTATCCATGAGCATTTTGATCTCGCATCCATAATCATTTTCCGCCTCGTTTCCATTCAACGTGCGCTGAGCTAGGCTAAACACATTAAGATGAATGCTGCCTGATTTCCATTGCATAACAGCTCGCATGAGTTTCCTTCTCTCTAAACGCATCATTCCTCCCGCCCAGCATCGCAGGGCATTCAATCATCATCGAAATCAATCGCACATCCCAGAGAAGGGACGCGATCGGGTGTAATGTTCCACGCATTTGCAATCATGTCGAAACCGTGCACCAGTTACACAAGTGCCCCGCTTTACGCTCGGGAAGCGCTGTCTGGATGCTGGCCACGTTGTTTACACCAGAACCAACGGGGGGGGCTATTAATTTCCAGCATGCGAACATACGCCAAGACGGACCTGGCCCAGCCGGTACGTAAATTAATCGAAAGAGGACATCAAGGCCATCAACCCGCTCCGTTGCATATTCAAATATCACGGTGACCCTTGCCGCTGATTGAGCACCCGATTGGTGgcccaaccgatcggtggtgagggtaaattgcaaattgaattagaaTATGAAACCCCTGGTTGGCATTGGACCGGTTGCTCTCTCAAAGTTTGTCGTTTATTGACGAGGAACGATGCCTGCCGGTGGTTGAAACACGTAGCAACCAGACCAGGAAGATGATGTCATCCATCGAAACGCGAGCCACACGCTGAATCATTACCGGTCACGGCTGGTAAACCCTTCGGGGGCTGCTTTTAGTGTgctgggcttttttttattttgtgcttttcgcATTGATCCACCGAGGGCCACAGTGCGCAGAGTAGATGAGACTCTACAAGTGGTAAAGTTGCTTATGTGAACCGAACACCGATCGGTTGACACCGCAAGAGTTAATGACTCAAACAACCTGGCAGCCTCCACCTGTACGATTCGAGGCCATAGACGAATAGAATGGCGGTGGCTAATAGCGCTGCTGACTTCATTGTCTGTCCCTGATGCAGTTGATGGCATTCAGTTCCTGAGGTAATGGTTATGTAGGCACAAACAACGTTTGTGGGCTCTCGTGGGCTCCTGCATGCGTCATTATTTCGCTTCCCACAGTACCTCCCAGAAAACGTCTCAAGTaatcgtccctttttttgttgctcggtTTGTTTATGAACATTGGTTTTATCAGACcacgcggaaaaacaaaccgtgaATCTATTGAAGGCGAAATCCAACGTGCTTGCGGCGTGATTGTGACCAAGTTGCATCACGTTTTGTACACAAAGAGCACGCATCGGGGTTTGGATGAATAATGCAAGTGAAGCGCGCTGGATTACGGGAACCGAACTGCTAAGGGTGGCTTTCCCACAGTTTCCCAGCGCGTGCGTTACGAAATGCCAAAATGGGGAGAGATTTTCATGCCGCA
This genomic interval from Anopheles nili chromosome X, idAnoNiliSN_F5_01, whole genome shotgun sequence contains the following:
- the LOC128728451 gene encoding cytoplasmic dynein 1 intermediate chain-like, which codes for GPIARWIRRQRNQRSLDCAAHATDYYDEYNLNPGLEWEDEFTGDDEESSLTHIDHGFHSKLPPGILPHGLPTVKEVAPAITPQEQKKEDLKEVKELSAEQKQMIILSEDFQRFILRAGKVMERALSETVDIYTDYIGGGEADDINDEKSHARLSLNRTFYCDRWSKNRCVTSFDWSTHFPELMVASYHSNEETPNEPDGVVVVWNTKFKKQTPEEVFHCQSAVMSTCFAKFHPNLILGGTYSGQIVLWDNRVQKRTPIQRTPLSANAHTQPVYCLSMVGTQNAHNVISISSDGKLCSWSLDMLSQPQDVLELQYRQSKAISVTCMAFPHNEVNNFVLGSEDGYVYSASRHGNRSGIGETYEKHLGPVTGISAHHNQSSPDFGHLFLTSSIDWTIKLWSLKDNKPLYSFEDNSDYVTDVAWSPIHPALFAGVDGSGRLDLWNLNQDTEVPTASITVDGQPALNRVSWTPSGLHVTVGDEAGRIYVYDVADNLANPRMDEWNKLNAVLYELKMNQTDEFDEKDKKSPVPQNTSLTSLTSSPLI